Proteins encoded by one window of Bactrocera oleae isolate idBacOlea1 chromosome 4, idBacOlea1, whole genome shotgun sequence:
- the eEF1alpha1 gene encoding elongation factor 1-alpha 1, with the protein MGKEKVHINIVVIGHVDSGKSTTTGHLIYKCGGIDKRTIEKFEKEAQEMGKGSFKYAWVLDKLKAERERGITIDIALWKFETSKYYVTIIDAPGHRDFIKNMITGTSQADCAVLIVAAGTGEFEAGISKNGQTREHALLAFTLGVKQLIVGVNKMDSSEPPYSEARYEEIKKEVSSYIKKIGYNPAAVAFVPISGWHGDNMLEASSNMPWFKGWKVERKEGNGEGKTLIDALDAILPPSRPTDKALRLPLQDVYKIGGIGTVPVGRVETGVLKPGMVVVFAPANITTEVKSVEMHHEALPEAVPGDNVGFNVKNVSVKELRRGYVAGDSKASPPKGAADFTAQVIVLNHPGQIANGYTPVLDCHTAHIACKFAEIKEKVDRRSGKTTEENPKFIKSGDAAIVNLVPSKPLCVESFQEFPPLGRFAVRDMRQTVAVGVIKSVNFKDASGGKVTKAAEKATKGKK; encoded by the coding sequence atgggTAAGGAGAAGGTTCATATTAATATCGTCGTTATTGGACACGTCGATTCTGGAAAGTCAACCACCACCGGTCACTTGATCTACAAATGCGGTGGTATCGACAAGCGTACAATTGAGAAGTTCGAGAAGGAAGCTCAAGAAATGGGCAAGGGTTCCTTCAAGTACGCCTGGGTTTTGGATAAATTGAAGGCCGAACGTGAGCGTGGTATCACCATCGATATCGCATTGTGGAAGTTTGAAACCTCCAAATACTACGTCACCATCATCGACGCCCCTGGCCACAGAGATTTCATTAAAAACATGATCACTGGCACCTCACAGGCTGATTGTGCTGTGTTGATTGTCGCTGCTGGTACTGGTGAATTTGAAGCCGGTATCTCCAAGAATGGTCAGACTCGTGAGCATGCACTTCTTGCTTTCACCCTTGGTGTGAAACAATTGATTGTTGGTGTCAATAAGATGGATTCGTCTGAACCACCATACAGTGAGGCTCGTTATGAGGAAATCAAGAAGGAAGTATCCTCATATATTAAGAAGATCGGTTACAATCCAGCTGCTGTTGCCTTCGTGCCAATCTCTGGTTGGCATGGTGATAATATGTTGGAAGCATCCTCCAATATGCCATGGTTCAAGGGATGGAAGGTCGAACGTAAGGAAGGTAATGGTGAAGGCAAGACCCTTATCGATGCCCTTGATGCTATTTTGCCCCCATCTCGACCAACCGACAAGGCCCTCCGTCTGCCACTCCAGGATGTGTACAAAATTGGTGGTATTGGAACAGTACCAGTCGGTCGTGTTGAAACTGGTGTATTGAAACCTGGCATGGTCGTTGTTTTCGCCCCAGCGAACATCACCACTGAAGTTAAGTCCGTTGAAATGCATCACGAAGCTTTGCCAGAGGCTGTTCCCGGTGACAACGTTGGTTTCAACGTTAAGAACGTTTCCGTTAAGGAATTGCGTCGTGGTTATGTCGCTGGTGATTCTAAAGCGAGCCCACCTAAGGGAGCTGCTGATTTCACCGCACAGGTTATTGTGTTGAACCACCCTGGTCAAATTGCCAACGGCTACACTCCAGTGTTGGATTGCCACACCGCTCACATTGCATGCAAGTTCGCTGAAATCAAAGAAAAGGTTGATCGCCGTTCCGGTAAGACCACCGAAGAGAACCCAAAATTCATCAAATCTGGTGATGCTGCCATCGTAAACTTGGTGCCCTCCAAGCCATTGTGCGTTGAATCTTTCCAAGAATTCCCCCCATTGGGTCGTTTCGCTGTGCGTGATATGAGACAGACTGTTGCTGTTGGTGTCATCAAGAGTGTGAACTTCAAGGATGCCTCAGGTGGTAAAGTAACCAAGGCCGCCGAAAAGGCCACCAAGGGAAAGAAGTAG
- the LOC106619819 gene encoding proteasome assembly chaperone 2, which produces MLQLKNRDSLNLEGYTIIIPSICVGNAAQLACDLLIASKKMRRVGNLIHPALIPVFGPSAYQHNPEERVAACEIYECTANKLVVFQFRTPFISRHSQSLHNNLARLVRHAERVVILSASFGFEKREIGTSPYEYSVSDSFRQNHEAQLANVKWKEFKGNTVFGGGNGLQLFHVLEEKQVPVMLLFRYVLEGDNSTDATLIIRELNDLCSSFLRLEVENKSIKLIVPVSWKLLFGNDVTSLIF; this is translated from the coding sequence ATGctgcaattaaaaaatagagACTCTTTGAACCTTGAAGGATACACGATAATAATACCCAGTATATGTGTTGGCAATGCAGCACAACTGGCTTGTGATTTGTTGATTGCATCGAAAAAAATGCGGCGAGTGGGAAATCTCATCCATCCAGCATTGATTCCTGTTTTTGGCCCGTCAGCTTACCAACATAATCCGGAAGAGAGGGTCGCTGCTTGTGAAATATATGAATGTACTGCCAATAAATTGGTCGTTTTTCAATTTCGAACTCCTTTCATCTCCCGTCATTCGCAGAGTCTACATAATAACCTAGCGAGGCTAGTACGTCATGCTGAGAGAGTGGTTATACTCAGTGCAAGTTTCGGCTTCGAGAAACGTGAAATAGGTACTTCGCCATATGAATACTCCGTTTCAGATAGCTTTCGTCAAAATCACGAAGCTCAATTAGCTAATGTAAAATGGAAGGAATTCAAAGGAAATACAGTGTTTGGCGGAGGCAACGGGTTGCAATTATTTCACGTCTTAGAAGAAAAACAAGTGCCTGTAATGTTGCTATTTCGTTATGTTCTCGAAGGCGATAATTCGACAGATGCTACACTCATAATCCGGGAACTAAACGATTTGTGTTCAAGCTTTTTACGATTGGAAGTAGAGAATAAATCCATAAAGCTGATTGTTCCAGTATCATGGAAATTATTGTTTGGAAACGACGTAACTTCTTTAATCTTTTag